GTAAAGGGAATTCAGTTATGTCAGGGATGCCTTACATTGTTGCACCTATTCTTCGCAGATGATGCACTCTTTTTCATGAAGGCAACCCTAGCGAATGTATGGCAGCTTGACCTCATTTTTAAAGAGTATTGTACGGCATCGAGACAACTGATTAATGACGGTAAATCTAGCATCTTTTTCACCCCTAATACTCCTATTCAAATGAGCCTTATGTGTGAATTACTGGGTTTTTTGGGAGTATTAAATCCAGGAAGTTATTTGGGCCTCCCAACTGTGTGGGGAAGATCTAAGAAGGAGGCACTTGATTATCTCTTTGATCGGTTAAAACAGAAGCTAGATGGCTGGAAACAAAAGTCCTTATCGTTGGCAGGCAAAGAAATTCTCATCAAATCTGTGGATTTAGCTATTCCGGCCTTCCCTATGTCTTGTTTCAAGCTGCCGATGTCTATTTGTGATGAGATTAATTCAGTTATGGGAAATTTCTGGTGGGGCTACACTGAAAAAGGAAATAAAATCCATTGGAGGAGTTGGGATTACATTAGCAAGCCAAAGTTGGAGGGACGAATGGGCATCAGGGATCTACATCATTTTAACATGGCCTTACTCGCTAAACAATGTTGGCAGCTTGTACATGATCCTAATTCAGTATGGGCAAAGATTCTCAAAGCGAGATACTTTCTGAATTGTGATTTCTTTGAAGCCGTTAAGGGGCACCATGCTTCATGGAGCTGGCGTGGTCTAGCCTACTTGAGGCTAGAGATTTATTGCTAGGTGGAGGTATTTGGCAGGTGGGAAATGAGAGATTAATAAACCCGTGGCAAGATAATTGGCTTCCTATGTCACACCTTGGAAAGCTGGAAGAGAGTCGGATAGATGACGTTTCCAATCTCATCATCACAAGTGTGCATCAACTCATTGATTGGGATAGAAGGCAGTGGGATATGAGCAGAATATTCAGCCTAGAGACATTGCAGTCATTCTTTCCATTCGAGTGGGGGATTATGAGAGTTAGGACCGTTTCATATGGCCAGGTAACAAGGATGGAGACTACTCAGTAAAGGGAGGGTATCATTGGGTTCATGGTAAGCATCAAAGGACTATTTCGAGGATTGGTCCATCATGGACTACTCTAGCTGGAT
Above is a window of Fragaria vesca subsp. vesca linkage group LG7, FraVesHawaii_1.0, whole genome shotgun sequence DNA encoding:
- the LOC101295867 gene encoding uncharacterized protein LOC101295867 — translated: MTRAVSDGTVKGIQLCQGCLTLLHLFFADDALFFMKATLANVWQLDLIFKEYCTASRQLINDGKSSIFFTPNTPIQMSLMCELLGFLGVLNPGSYLGLPTVWGRSKKEALDYLFDRLKQKLDGWKQKSLSLAGKEILIKSVDLAIPAFPMSCFKLPMSICDEINSVMGNFWWGYTEKGNKIHWRSWDYISKPKLEGRMGIRDLHHFNMALLAKQCWQLVHDPNSVWAKILKARYFLNCDFFEAVKGHHASWSWRGLAYLRLEIYC